A genomic segment from Chloroflexota bacterium encodes:
- a CDS encoding FAD-binding protein codes for MAHGTVERGIAGEVVKSALVEELERALGADAVLWRPYDLMLYEYDGSIDKSRAQAVVFPRSARDVSAIIKACNARGVPYTARGAGTGLSGGAIPSQGGVLISFARMNRILDIDLANLRATVEPGLVNLRLSQAVAHEKLLYVPDPSSQKACTIGGNVGENSGGPHTLRYGVTTNHTLGLEFVLPDGEIVETGGSALEYPGYDLTGLYVGSEGTLGMATKVICRLVPMAESVKTLLVVFPTIAAASTAVGGIISRRIIPAALEMMDNLCIQAVESKAKVGFPLDAEAVLIVEVEGLAEEIESMAEEIDAVCRGYDALDIRIAKDEAERARVWAARKGAFGAIGAITPDYYTVDGVVPRSKLPEVLAEIGEISKRSGQRIANVFHAGDGNLHPLILFDEDVPGETERTIEAGADIMRLCAESGGSLSGEHGIGMEKKDLMPLIFSEDDVEIMQRVKRALDPAGYCNPDKLFPTPGRCLEMFARKGSAVGW; via the coding sequence ATGGCGCACGGAACGGTTGAGCGCGGGATCGCGGGCGAGGTCGTCAAGAGCGCACTGGTCGAAGAGCTTGAGCGTGCGTTGGGCGCGGACGCCGTCCTCTGGCGGCCCTACGACCTGATGCTCTACGAGTACGACGGCTCGATTGACAAATCGCGTGCTCAGGCCGTCGTCTTCCCTCGGAGCGCCCGCGATGTCTCCGCCATCATCAAGGCTTGCAACGCGCGCGGCGTCCCGTACACCGCGCGTGGGGCCGGCACCGGCCTGTCGGGCGGGGCGATCCCGAGCCAGGGCGGTGTGCTGATCAGCTTCGCCCGCATGAACCGCATCCTCGACATCGACCTGGCGAACCTCCGTGCGACGGTCGAGCCGGGCCTGGTGAATCTGCGGCTCTCGCAGGCCGTCGCCCACGAGAAGCTGCTCTACGTGCCGGACCCGTCCAGCCAGAAGGCCTGCACCATCGGCGGCAACGTCGGGGAGAACTCGGGCGGCCCGCACACCCTCCGCTACGGCGTCACCACGAACCACACCCTCGGGCTGGAGTTCGTGCTGCCGGACGGCGAGATCGTCGAGACGGGCGGCTCGGCGCTCGAGTACCCGGGCTACGACCTGACCGGCCTCTACGTCGGCTCCGAGGGCACGCTCGGGATGGCGACGAAGGTCATCTGCCGGCTGGTCCCGATGGCCGAGTCGGTCAAGACGCTGCTGGTCGTCTTCCCGACCATCGCCGCCGCCAGCACCGCCGTCGGCGGCATCATCTCGCGGCGGATCATCCCGGCCGCGCTGGAGATGATGGACAACCTCTGCATTCAGGCCGTCGAGTCGAAGGCGAAGGTCGGGTTCCCGCTCGACGCCGAGGCCGTGCTGATCGTGGAGGTCGAGGGGCTGGCCGAAGAGATCGAGTCGATGGCCGAGGAGATCGACGCCGTCTGTCGCGGTTACGACGCCCTGGACATCCGCATCGCCAAGGACGAGGCCGAGCGCGCCCGCGTCTGGGCCGCCCGCAAGGGCGCGTTCGGGGCCATCGGCGCGATCACGCCGGACTACTACACGGTGGACGGCGTGGTCCCGCGCAGCAAGCTGCCCGAGGTGCTGGCCGAGATCGGCGAGATCTCGAAGCGCAGCGGCCAGCGGATCGCCAACGTCTTCCATGCGGGAGATGGCAACCTGCATCCGCTGATCCTGTTCGACGAGGACGTGCCCGGCGAGACGGAGCGGACCATCGAGGCCGGCGCGGACATCATGCGGCTGTGCGCCGAGTCCGGCGGCTCGCTCTCGGGTGAGCACGGCATCGGCATGGAGAAGAAGGATCTGATGCCGCTGATCTTCTCCGAGGACGACGTCGAGATCATGCAACGCGTCAAGCGCGCGCTCGACCCGGCCGGCTACTGCAACCCGGACAAGCTCTTCCCGACGCCCGGCCGCTGCCTGGAGATGTTCGCGCGGAAGGGCAGCGCTGTCGGCTGGTAG